The proteins below come from a single Aegilops tauschii subsp. strangulata cultivar AL8/78 chromosome 6, Aet v6.0, whole genome shotgun sequence genomic window:
- the LOC109770608 gene encoding NAC domain-containing protein 75-like: MDGVSKHFFYRPSNAYIKGSRKRRMIQSECLEGTTWHKTGRSLGIKVNGRYAGWKKVLVLHTRYGDTRYNTNWVMHQYHLGEQPEEKTGVLDACKIFYKTEKRTKSRTVR, encoded by the coding sequence ATGGACGGTGTGAGCAAACATTTCTTCTACCGTCCCTCCAATGCGTACATCAAGGGATCGAGGAAGCGTCGGATGATACAGAGTGAGTGCCTGGAAGGAACTACGTGGCACAAGACTGGCAGAAGTTTGGGGATTAAGGTCAACGGCCGGTACGCAGGCTGGAAGAAGGTGTTGGTGCTTCATACCAGGTACGGCGACACCAGGTACAACACCAACTGGGTCATGCACCAATACCACCTCGGAGAGCAACCCGAAGAGAAGACGGGAGTGCTGGACGCCTGCAAGATCTTCTACAAGACGGAGAAAAGGACAAAGTCAAGGACAGTGCGTTAG